CGGCCATCACGACGCGCTCGCGCGGCACCCCGGTGAGCATCGCCAACTCGGCGTTGGCCCGCAGGTGTCGCGGTTCGCCGTGGATCGGCATCACGTTGCGCGGCTTGACCAGGTTGTAGCAGTAGATGAGCTCGCCCGCCGAGGCGTGCCCGGACACGTGCACCATCGCGTTGGACTTGTGCACCACGTGCGCGCCGAGCCGGGTCAGCCCGTTGACCACCCGGAACACATCGTTCTCGTTGCCCGGGATCAGCGAGGACGCCAGGATCACGGTGTCGTCGGTGACGATGCTGATCGCGTGATCCCGGTTGGCCATCCGGGAAAGCGCGGACATCGGCTCACCCTGCGAGCCGGTGGACAGCAGCACCACCTGATCGGGCATCAGATCATCGATCGCCTTGATGTCCACCATCAGCCCCGGCGGCACGTGCAGGAAGCCCAGGTCCCGCGCCACCCCCATGTTGCGCACCATGGAGCGCCCCACCATGGCCACCTTGCGACCGTGCGCGGCGGCAGCGTCCAGCACCTGCTGCACCCGGTGCACGTGCGAGGCGAAACAGGCCACGATGATGCGCCGCTGAGCGCGCCGGAACACCTTGTCCAACGCCGGGGCGATGTCGCGTTCGTTGGGGATGAAGCCGGGCACCTCGGCGTTGGTGGAGTCGACCAGGAACAGGTCCACACCCTCGGCGCCCAGCCGCGCGAAGCCCGGCAGGTCGGTCAGCCGACCGTCCAACGGCAGCTGGTCCATCTTGAAGTCACCCGTGTGCAGCACCAGCCCGGCCGGGGTGCGGATGGCCAGCGCCAACGCGTCCGGGATGGAGTGGTTGACCGCGAGGAACTCGCACTCGAACGACCCGAGACGCTCGGTGTCCCCCTCGGTCACCTGCAACGTGTAGGGCTTGATGCGGTGCTCGGCCAGCTTGGCCTCCAGCAGCGCGAGGGTGAGCTTGGAGCCGATCAACGGGATGTCGGGCTTGCGGCGCAGCAGGTACGGCACGCCACCGATGTGGTCCTCATGCGCGTGGGTCAGCACGATCGCGTCGATGTCGTCCAGGCGGTCCGCGACGTAGCTGAAGTCCGGCAGCACCAGGTCCACGCCGGGCTGGTGCGCCTCCGGGAACAACACCCCGCAGTCGACGATCAGCAATCGGCCGGCGTGCTCGAACACGGTCATGTTGCGACCGATCTCGCCCAGCCCGCCCAACGGCACGATGCGGAGCCCACCGGCCGGTAGCGGCGGCGGCGGACCCAGTTCCGGATGTGGATGGCTCATGCGAGAGCGACGCCCCCGGCGACCAGATCGGTCTTCAGCGTCTCGATCTGGGCGGCGGTGGCGTTGACCAGCGGCAGCCGGACCGGACCACCGGGTCGACCCTGCAGGGCGAGCGCGGCCTTGGCCAGGATCACGCCCTGGGTGCGGAAGATGCCCTCGTAGACCGGCAGCAGGTCCCGGTGGATGGCGGCGGCGTGGGCCACGTCGCCGGCCACGTAGGAATCGACCAGGTCGCGCAGCTGCGGTGCGACCACGTGCCCGACCACGCTGACGAAGCCGACCGCACCGATGGACAGCAGCGGCAGGTTGAACAGGTCGCTGCCCGAGTAGTACGCCAGGTCGGTGGCGGCCATCACCTGGCTAGCGGCGGCCAGGTCGTCCTTGGCGTCCTTCACCGCGACGATGCGCTCGTGCTGGGCGAGCCGGATCAGCGTCTCGGTGGCGATCGGCACCCCGGAACGGGCGGGGATGTCGTAGAGCAGGACCGGCAACCCGGTGGCGTCGGCCACCGTGCGGAAGTGCTCGTAGAGACCCGACTGCGGTGGCTTGCTGTAGTACGGGGTGACCACCAGCAGCCCGTGCGCCCCGGCCTTCTCGGCCTGCCGGGCCAGCTCGCAGGTGTGCCGGGTGTCGTTGGTGCCGACGCCGGCCACGATCGCCGCCCGGTCCCCCACCGCCTCCAGCACGGCCCGGACCAGCCGTTCCTTCTCAGCGTCGGAGGTGGTTGGCGACTCACCGGTGGTGCCGTTGAGCACCAGGCCGTCGTGCCCGGCGTCGATCAGCTGCTCGGCCAGATTGGCGGCGCCGTCGGTGTCCAACTCACCGTCAGCGTCGAACGGGGTCACCATCGCGGTGAGCACCCGGCCGAAGGGGGTCGCGGGGCTCATGGTCGGGCCAGTCATGTTCGAAGTATCCCGCACAAGTTATGGCGCGACGCGCCCATTGCCGTCGAATGCGGATTGGGTCAGCGGCATCAGCTCTGCCCAGCACCGCTCCATCTCCTCGGCCACCATCTCGATCTCCCGCTGCGGGAACGACGGGAACGTGGAGTCCTCACGCTTGGTGCGCAGCGACAGGAAGTTCATCAGGGCCCGCGCGTTCATGGTCACGTACATCGAGGAGTACGTGGTCACCGGAAGCACGATGCGGGCCACCTCGCGGGCGACGCCGGCGGCGAGCATCTCCTGGTAGGCCGCATACGCGTGCCGACAGGACTCCTCGGTGGCCCGCACCACGAGTTCGTGCTGCTCCGGGGTGCCGTCCACGAACGTGTAGGCGCCCGGCTTGCCCTCCTGCCGCAACTTCCGCTCCGGACCCGGCACGTAGAAGACCGGACGTAATTCTCTGTAACGCGCCGACTCCTCGTTGTAACTGGCAATTCGGTGCCGCATGAACTCGCGGAACACGAAGATCGGCGCCTCGACGAAAAACGTCATCGAGTTGTGCTCGAACGGGCTGCCGTGCCGATCCCGCATCAGATACCGGATCAGTCCGGCGCTGCGGGACGCGTCCGCATCCACGTCCTCGCGGGACTGCTCACCCTTGGTGGACACCCGCGCCGCGAACAGCACATCCGCGTCGGAGGCGTTTGCCTTGACCAGTTCGACGGTCATCGCGCTGCGGAACTCGATGGTCTGCTCATCCATCTCGACACCTGCCGCTTGCACCGTGGTCACCGGTTCCCGCCTCCCGTGGCTCTACCTGTCGCCGAACAGCATGACGGCCGGGTCCGACAGAGTCGGAGCCGGCCGTCACCGAGTGCTCAGCCCAGGTGGTGACGCCCGCGGCGCCGGACGGCGTACACCGCCGCGGAACCGGCCATCAGCAGCGCCAGGCCGCTCGCGGCGAGGTCACGGGAGACCTTGCTGTCGCCACCGGTCTTCGGCAGGTTGTGGTGCTTGGCGAGCAGCTCCGCTCCGGTGCAGTCCACCTGGC
This genomic stretch from Sporichthyaceae bacterium harbors:
- a CDS encoding ribonuclease J — encoded protein: MSHPHPELGPPPPLPAGGLRIVPLGGLGEIGRNMTVFEHAGRLLIVDCGVLFPEAHQPGVDLVLPDFSYVADRLDDIDAIVLTHAHEDHIGGVPYLLRRKPDIPLIGSKLTLALLEAKLAEHRIKPYTLQVTEGDTERLGSFECEFLAVNHSIPDALALAIRTPAGLVLHTGDFKMDQLPLDGRLTDLPGFARLGAEGVDLFLVDSTNAEVPGFIPNERDIAPALDKVFRRAQRRIIVACFASHVHRVQQVLDAAAAHGRKVAMVGRSMVRNMGVARDLGFLHVPPGLMVDIKAIDDLMPDQVVLLSTGSQGEPMSALSRMANRDHAISIVTDDTVILASSLIPGNENDVFRVVNGLTRLGAHVVHKSNAMVHVSGHASAGELIYCYNLVKPRNVMPIHGEPRHLRANAELAMLTGVPRERVVMA
- the dapA gene encoding 4-hydroxy-tetrahydrodipicolinate synthase, whose translation is MTGPTMSPATPFGRVLTAMVTPFDADGELDTDGAANLAEQLIDAGHDGLVLNGTTGESPTTSDAEKERLVRAVLEAVGDRAAIVAGVGTNDTRHTCELARQAEKAGAHGLLVVTPYYSKPPQSGLYEHFRTVADATGLPVLLYDIPARSGVPIATETLIRLAQHERIVAVKDAKDDLAAASQVMAATDLAYYSGSDLFNLPLLSIGAVGFVSVVGHVVAPQLRDLVDSYVAGDVAHAAAIHRDLLPVYEGIFRTQGVILAKAALALQGRPGGPVRLPLVNATAAQIETLKTDLVAGGVALA
- the thyX gene encoding FAD-dependent thymidylate synthase, coding for MDEQTIEFRSAMTVELVKANASDADVLFAARVSTKGEQSREDVDADASRSAGLIRYLMRDRHGSPFEHNSMTFFVEAPIFVFREFMRHRIASYNEESARYRELRPVFYVPGPERKLRQEGKPGAYTFVDGTPEQHELVVRATEESCRHAYAAYQEMLAAGVAREVARIVLPVTTYSSMYVTMNARALMNFLSLRTKREDSTFPSFPQREIEMVAEEMERCWAELMPLTQSAFDGNGRVAP